CCACACCACCCTGGACCACTCCGACTGCACCTTCATGGTAGATAACGAGGCCATCTACGACATCAGCCGTAGGAACCTGGATATCCAGCGTCCCACGTACACCAACCTGAACAGGCTGATGGCTCAGATTGTGTCCTCCATCACCGCTTCTCTTCGTTTTGATGGAGCCCTGAATGTTGATCTGACAGAGTTCCAGACCAACTTGGTTCCATATCCCCGCATCCACTTCCCTCTGGTTTCCTCTGCTCCTGTCATCTCCGCTGAGAAGGCTTACCATGAGCAGTTAAGTGTGGCTGAGATCACAAGCGCCTGCTTCGAGCCGGCCAATCAGATGGTGAAATGTGACCCTCGCCACGGCAAGTACGTGGCTTGTTGTCTTTTGTACCGTGGTGATGTGGTGCCCAAAGATGTCAACGCTGCCATTTCCACTGTTAAAAGGAAGCACACCATCCAGTTTGTGGACTGGTGTCCCACCGGCTTCAAGGTTGGCATCAACTACCAACCGCCCACCGTGGTTCCCGGTGGAGATCTGGCCAAGGTCCAGAGGGCCGTGTGCATGATGAGCAACACCACTGCTGTGGCTGAGGCCTGGGCTCGGCTGGACCACAAATTTGATCTGATGTACGCCAAGCGGGCCTTTGTTCACTGGTATGTAGGTGAGGGTATGGAGGAGGGAGAGTTCTCTGAGGCCAGAGAGGACATGGCAGCTCTGGAGAAGGATTATGAGGAGGTGGGAGCCGACAGTGTTGATGgtcaggaagaggaggaagaaaatgagtattaaaatgaacatgaaGGCATTTAGCATAAATTTAGAAATCAATCAgttcaaaatgttgttaaatATGTTCGAAAAAGATGTTTACTTTGTTTGAGTGTTGTTATTGGCATGAGTTAAACATgaataatttacagtttttgctttaATATGTTCCAAtaagatgtttttattcatcattttactgcttttaattttgatgaaatcaAACTGACAGTTGGTGAGGAAGTGAGcgtttaaatgaaataaaaccctTGAAATAAATTTTTTAACATGAAGTTTGTCTGTGCTGTGGTGTATTATTTATTGGAGTGTACAAACTGTATTCAATGCTACAGTCACTGTATTTGAGCTAGGACTTCCTTTAcaggattttaaaaattttgttattttcaaaaCTTGCAATCTGAATCATGCAGGAAACTGAATTATGAATGTGAACACACCGTATTATTAAGATTTTTCACAGTTAATGTATTTTCTGACTTCAGGAAAGTCCAGTAAATACAGgacaccaaaataaaataaaccccaactaagaatcaacaagtgactcatttaaaaaaaaaaatctttgggATAAAAGAGATGAACTTGTGTTTCCAACAGTTTCAACCACAATGAACTGAAGTAATTAAAGTacagctttaatttaaaaaaaaaaatgcacatgaagcttaagcaatgatgccatggttggttggtgtcatttttgagcggacttgcagacaaaaaaaaaaaattaaagtacaGCTACCGTTTCTAATTATTTGGAgacctctggtgtttgctttgGGTGACGAAAAACACAAGTCAAACAAAATAGCGTCTAGTTTAATTTCCAAAGAATGTTCTAAAGGCCTGTTTTTCTGAAATCATTCTTTTGTGAGGCTTTCACACTTAATACCATCATTTATGACTCAAAGCCAACAGTAAATGTTTACATTGTGAATGAGATTCACTCCTGGGATGAATCTGTAAATGTCTGTTTGGAATGCACTTTGCGTGTTTTGTAAAAATGGGGCCACAGTTCAAAATCCATAAGCCAAGtcttttttattaacatttcatgattacattattttaatttgacattCTGCTCAGCAGCTAATCGCTATTTGCAGTCTGCCTGGAGTTTCACCAGCATCACTTCATAAATGACCTGAAGACAACACGACTGAGAGAACTGAgtgtatttgtttcttttgaactattttccttgttttattctgttctattaAATTAGCTCTCTCTagtgctttttaatttttaaattagctTTCTTTAGTGCTgttttttcataataaaatctgtttttcttctgttgaggtaaattaattttctttaatgctgttttaattataattttttataATTAGATTTCCTTAgctgttttttaatttcaagaatagtttttcaatgttttttcttttgcgattaaattgttttcttcagtgttgttttaatttttttctgattagctcTCTTTAGTGCTgtttattatttgtgtttttttacttttcctcTGTTCTGTTAATTTTGCTTCCTTTAGcgctatgttttttttttttgttatttttacctTCTGTTAAATTAACTTCCTTTGGCACTgttcattttttatcttttcgacttttcttttgttctgttaAATTACCTTTCTTTAGTATTacttatttattaataattgcCTTTCGACTTTGGTTATATTCTGTTAAATTGccttttttgtagtattttattattgtttattgcttttgttctgtttatttacctttttattgttgtttagttATTTTGCTACTTTtctcatgttctgttaaattacctttctttattgttgtttatttatatatctatTTTTCCGCTTTtcttatttcttattttctgttaaattgctttttgtttatttatttattagtaatTTTCTATCTTCTTTTCTTATGTTCTGTTAAATTACTTTTCTtaagggttgttttttttatttattaatattttttctacttttctaaTGTTCTGTTGAATTACCtttctttgttatttatttacttatttatcttCCTTTGAAGACGAACGAAGGGGAAGCGGAAGGCGGGGCTTCAGGTCACGTGAACGGACCATCCAGGAAGTAGCCTATCGGCGGACTCATCCCAGGTTTGGCCGGGCAGCAGCAGCGGAGCATTTTGTTCCAAACAAAGTAGGACTCTCCCTGCAGAGGCCGAATGACCCCAATGGACTGAACGGCTCTtcgtttttttgtgtgtgttttctctggttttCTAAAACATCTAGTGTAAAGCTCGCAAAAATGGCTCCCGGATAGAGGACGGAATATTCTAGAAACACCGTGGACTGCGGGGTTTCGAGTGTGTCCAGGAGCGCAGCGGCCCGTGGCCGTGGAGGAGCTTAGCAGCTGGGTGAAGCAGAAGGAGTCGCCCGCTATTGTGTGTTAAGACGGATTTACCGCCGTATTAAAGCCCCGTAAGTCTTCCGTTTTAATGTCACCGTGAATTTGGCGGTTTAGCGACAAATGAGGGTGAGGTGTCTAGAGATGTCATGTTGTTAGTGTAAAACAGGTAGCCATATCAACCGATGGAGCTGCCGTTAGCATGTGGCTAATGACGTTAGCGGCTCGAAGACCGTAGGTGCGTTTCATTACCTCACCTGTCCTGCGCTCTACTGGGAGACATGGAATTATGGACCAGTTGTAGCAGTTCCACCGATAGTGTGATACTTGTGGCATCATACACTAGTAATGGGGTTGATCAGTAAAGTCCATGCAGCTGGTTttagtgatatatatatatatatatatttattttggaAGGTGAAATCCAGGTGAGCCGCCCAGGGAGTGTGTTGTCCCACATTCCCCCTGCTGTAAACCAGGTGTGTTATAGTGGTATTTTACTGTTAATGGGTGAGGATTTTTGCTAATTCTACAAAATGGAGTTTTAAAAGTATAGAagtttaaaaagtgttcctCGTATCGACGGACACATGACAGCCGCAAACAGATGTGCTTCATAATGAACGAACCTCTGCAGGCGGCTGGCTAACTCGCTAAATCTGCCGCACCGTTAAGCTTGTTGTGAAGCCCGTCCGGGTTTTTAGTGAGTGTGTTGTGTTCATAACCAAGTAAAATGGCTGATTTAGCTGTTGTCCTTTGTTTGTCATTTGGCTGTACGAGCTAGCAGCCTGCTGGTGCTATGCTAAGGAAACGAGGAAGGCGCAGCGTCCGTCTGCTTCGGCTCACCTTTGTATGCGGCCACATGATTTCTTTTGTCAGACATACCGGTCAGTGGATCTCTCTCGGTTTTGTTTTAGCCCTTTAAAATCCTAATTAGTTCGTTTGTGTGTCTAATGGGTTCTTAAACCCGGTACAGACAGACTGGCACGATGCCTGAGTTGTTTGAACTGTACTCTCTTAGATCTTGCTAATAGCATGTAGCATCTACGAATGCACAAATAATAATTAGTGGACATTAACCGTCTGAATTCTCAGCAGTTTCCAggcatttttgctcatttttcactgcagtataaagtccttcaCCTCTATTAAAACAGCACAAGCATGTCCAGAAGTAGAAATAGAATTTCtgacaacattttaaaagaacaggaacaaatgtgtaaatataaagtcTAAACATCTCATgggttaaaaataaatagtatGTGCAAGTGTATTTATACAAACTGGAATCACTTGTTCTTTTAAAGATAGCTTGTAACTGTAACAGCACCTTATTTCTGAACATACACGAGAAAATGTCGCTTTTAGTTGTGCAAAAAGTGCATACAAAGTTCAGTTGTacgtaaaaatgaaaaagaaatttagaaatatcatgaagaatATTGTGAAGGAGGAGTGTCAGTGTTATTCAGGAGAGGTCTCTGTCCTTAGATAGCTGTCAATCTGTTTTATTGCTTATTTGTATCTAGTTTATATGACTGCTAAATTTTGTGTGGCTGCCAGCTTGTAAAAGAGACCTTTAGTCTCAGTGGgacttcctggttaaataaaggtacTCTATTGCTCGAAaatttgggatcacccagacaatttcatgttttccctgaaaactcacacttttatccatgtgctaacataactgcacaagggttttctaatcatcaatgagtctttcatcaccattagctaacacaatgtagcattagaacacaggagtgatggttgctggaaatgttcctctgtacccctatggagatattccatgaaaaatcagccgtttccagctagaatagtcatttaccacattaacaatgtctggactggatttctgactaatttagtgtttcttcattaaaaaaacagtttttctttcaaaaattaggacatttctaagtgacctcaaacttccGAACAGTAGCATATGCTGTGAATCTGTGCTATATAagtaaaactgtatttaattaAACCAGGCTTaaacttttaaataaagttCACACCTGATGTCTCGTGCTTTTGAGATcgtttttctgtgtgttattaagtaaaacatgtaaaatctgaCCCTATAGGTAATTAATTTATGAGTTAAACAGGTGGGTCATGACGATTTTTGCACCAATCGGGTGATAAAAGCTTGAAGTGCAACAACTTGAGAAATGATGTAGCTGGAGTCCTGAAATTTTGTAGATTCATTGACATGGACATGTAGTCTTCACTAGTTTTGATAGACTAATACAAATTGGTTATGTGATGGTGCaaattttgtctgaaaattGTCCACATTTCTGTCTACTCCGATATTCCACCAATCATATAACCTTTATTTTTCACCCTAAGAGGCTGAggttttttcctgtgattgacACCAGTAGGAGCTTTAAAACAGTAGAGTATGGTTCCAGTCAGCAGCTGGAAAAAAACCtgctattctttcaaaaataagggcgtTTCTAAATGATCCCAAATATTTGAACAGTAGTGACGAGCCATTTTAGTAAGAAAATTACTTGAGGAGTCGTTTTAGCCCTAGTTTGGAGGTTCACAGGGTTAATGGTACGTTCTCCTCTTAATTATTGAATTTCTCTGTGTTTTAGGTCCCCATCCCTTACTTACTCGCCTTCCTGATTCTGTTCTGGGGGAGTTCAGACCAGTATCATCGCCAAGATAGCCGGGCCAGGCAGGAAGAGGCACACCTCAGATCCAGACCCCAGCAGCGGTAGCGATTCCGGCGACGGGCGGCCTGTTAGTGCCAAGTGCCTGAAGATGGCCAGCAGCGGTGGAGGAGGCAGCATGGCTGGTAGTGATGCGGTGGGCCGTCGCGGCGGGGCTCAGCAGAGAGGAAGTGGCAGTCGAGAAAATGGCTCCGACCAGCCCTCCAgtaagaagaagcagaaggacAGAGCCAACCAGGAGAGTCGAGAGGCCAAAAGGGCGGCGGCggctgctgccgccgccgccgtGGACGGAGTTATAGCAGAGGTCAAGAAAGGTAAGAAGTGTTGAAAGTAAAGAAacagtcattttaaagttttaaactgTTGAAAGCAATGAATTATACCGTATATACACACACCTTATtttgctgccaaggaatgcggtggagttgtgacaatgtctgtctgtctgtctgtctgtctgtctgtctgtctgtctgtctgtctgtctgtctgtctgtctgtctgtctgtctgtctgtctgtctgtctgtctgtctgtctgtctgtctgtctgtcacatcactcaaaaacacattaacggatttagatgaaattttgagggaaggtcagaaatgacacaaggaccaagtgattagatgttggcagtgatgcggcttatagtctggatccacagatttgttaatgatttctgtatcattgtgagatagcaatCAGGGacaactatgacaacaagtgaacactacgatCACGTGATTGCAGTCCTAccacaaatccactgctgcagacttgTCAAGACTTATTTGTCAGAACTGATACAAGTAGctatgattaaattgtgggggtgtttctgagtcccatcaattgccactacccgctacatatttaggtcacagattcggtatccgtacacatgcacaacacacgtctgtgctcagcgcaaggtcatttagtttgtgagtacatctatatttaatggtcacattttatgttgctgtgatttctgatcatcaataactaacaaacaaatactgcatttctgacaaagcCATATGAGGAATGAGCAggcttggaggagtactgctctctctgagtgcttttctagtttttaattTGTAAACTGTTGAAGCTGAATTATGCTCACCTTATTGTAAATTAGGTACATAGTAAAAATATTATGAATCAACCTATATGGGTTTTCCAGGCCTGATGTTGACTATTGGTGATCAAGAAATGAAGATAACCAATATTTTGACCCGATCTGCGTTGCATGCAATGTTTTCGATGTGTGTGGTAGCacagaacctgtcattcataactagacttGTTCATTAATAAGTGactgtaactgaatatgtaCAATAGAAATTGGAGAGATTAAACGATCTTCTCTGTTTAAATGGCTGACATTAACgagtttgtctcctgctgttCTTCGCTGTTTTCTAAATATTTCTATGTTCTGTCGCTTTTATTGTCTGCTAAGATCTTAAATCATATTAAATTCTTATTTTCCAGATTCTATTTCATGTTAGTCTGTTGCTCCCGTCTAACTTCGTCACTGTGAGAGAGGCTAACttcctgtttttgctgcttgagaggGTGCATCAGACCTGAAATTGTACATTTAATTTAACAATAATCTGccaaataaaattttaaaaaaatcgtGAAATGCTAAATTTCGGCCACGGTAATCCGCTCGCCGTTAGCGTAGCCTTAACACTGTGAAAGCAGCttatttcctggtttgtgtttcttgttcagaaatttctgagaccacagcgtgacgacagacagagaggagaccgatcagacctgaagtacagcattttatttattagtaattggccaataaaaataatgacacTGATAATTGTAATAATGCCAAATATCGGTCGCAATAATCTGCCATGCTGATAATTGGTCTGTCCTTGTTAAAAATAGTAATGCACTTCTGAAAGTGTAACTTCTGGGCCTGCAGTTTTGCATcattaacagacaaacacatctAGATAAAGATGATTGTTGTGGGTGTGTTCAGGCTACAAAGGGCCGACGTTGCTCTGTTGTCGTTCATTAGAACATTTATGGTGTGACTTTCTTGACATGTTGGTACACCACCGTCGGCACACTTTGATCTGTCAAAAGCATATTTTACACTTTCCATTTCTGTTATTCCTCATTTTAATCTTTCTATCTAATAGCcattcaaacacatttttgtactgaaaaagACAAGAAGCCCCCTTTTGgtt
The window above is part of the Acanthochromis polyacanthus isolate Apoly-LR-REF ecotype Palm Island chromosome 6, KAUST_Apoly_ChrSc, whole genome shotgun sequence genome. Proteins encoded here:
- the LOC110964619 gene encoding tubulin alpha-1A chain — encoded protein: MPDDKTVREGDDSFSTFFNETGAGKHVPRAVFVDLEPTVIDEVRTGTYRQLFHPEQLITGKEDAANNYARGHYTIGTEIIDLVLDRIRKQADQCSGLQGFLVFHSFGGGTGSGFTSLLMERLSVDYGKKSKLQFSIYPAPQVSTAVVEPYNSVLTTHTTLDHSDCTFMVDNEAIYDISRRNLDIQRPTYTNLNRLMAQIVSSITASLRFDGALNVDLTEFQTNLVPYPRIHFPLVSSAPVISAEKAYHEQLSVAEITSACFEPANQMVKCDPRHGKYVACCLLYRGDVVPKDVNAAISTVKRKHTIQFVDWCPTGFKVGINYQPPTVVPGGDLAKVQRAVCMMSNTTAVAEAWARLDHKFDLMYAKRAFVHWYVGEGMEEGEFSEAREDMAALEKDYEEVGADSVDGQEEEEENEY